From a region of the Pan paniscus chromosome 19, NHGRI_mPanPan1-v2.0_pri, whole genome shotgun sequence genome:
- the SPACA3 gene encoding sperm acrosome membrane-associated protein 3, producing MVSALRRAPLIRVHSSPVSSPSVSGPRRLVSCLSSQSSALSQSGGGSTSAAGIEARSRALRRRWCPAGIMLLALVCLLSCLLPSSEAKLYGRCELARVLHDFGLDGYRGYSLADWVCLAYFTSGFNAAALDYEADGSTNNGIFQINSRRWCSNLTPNVPNVCQMYCSDLLNPNLKDTVICAMKITQEPQGLGYWEAWRHHCQGKDLTEWVDGCDF from the exons ATGGTCTCAGCTCTGCGGAGAGCACCCCTGATCA GGGTGCACTCAAGCcctgtttcttctccttctgtGAGTGGACCACGGAGGCTGGTGAGCTGCCTGTCATCCCAAAGCTCAGCTCTGAGCCAGAGTGGTGGTGGCTCCACCTCTGCCGCCGGCATAGAAGCCAGGAGCAGGGCTCTCAGAAGGCGGTGGTGCCCAGCTGGGATCATGTTGTTGGCCCTGGTCTGTCTGCTCAGCTGCCTGCTACCCTCCAGTGAGGCCAAGCTCTACGGTCGTTGTGAACTGGCCAGAGTGCTACATGACTTCGGGCTGGACGGATACCGGGGATACAGCCTGGCTGACT GGGTCTGCCTTGCTTATTTCACAAGCGGTTTCAACGCAGCTGCTTTGGACTACGAGGCTGATGGGAGCACCAACAACGGGATCTTCCAGATCAACAGCCGGAGGTGGTGCAGCAACCTCACCCCGAACGTCCCCAACGTGTGCCAGATGTACTGCTCAG ATTTGTTGAATCCTAATCTCAAGGATACCGTTATCTGTGCCATGAAGATAACCCAAGAGCCTCAGGGTCTGGGTTACTG GGAGGCCTGGAGGCATCACTGCCAGGGAAAAGACCTCACTGAATGGGTGGATGGCTGTGACTTCTAG